The following are from one region of the Sandaracinus amylolyticus genome:
- a CDS encoding NUDIX domain-containing protein produces MRKAFSIAVYPRRGDRVLLIKHTRLGVWLPPGGELEEGETPLEAAIRELREETGLVGEFPIVSEIEGTPPGLIGYEEHVAGKKGVHMNFVFVADVTTDEITPCDEFTDWRWVTLEDGPWEDAPKNVYQLAVVALRAGR; encoded by the coding sequence ATGAGGAAGGCGTTCTCGATCGCGGTGTACCCGCGGCGCGGTGATCGCGTGCTCTTGATCAAGCACACGCGCCTCGGGGTGTGGCTCCCGCCGGGCGGCGAGCTCGAAGAGGGCGAGACCCCGCTCGAGGCCGCGATCCGCGAGCTGCGCGAGGAGACGGGGCTCGTCGGCGAGTTCCCGATCGTCTCGGAGATCGAAGGCACGCCGCCGGGGCTCATCGGGTACGAGGAGCACGTCGCGGGCAAGAAGGGCGTGCACATGAACTTCGTGTTCGTCGCCGACGTGACGACCGACGAGATCACGCCCTGCGACGAGTTCACCGACTGGCGCTGGGTGACGCTCGAGGACGGACCCTGGGAGGACGCGCCGAAGAACGTGTACCAGCTCGCGGTGGTCGCGCTGCGCGCGGGACGTTGA
- a CDS encoding vWA domain-containing protein, giving the protein MLNDRSCSGVRHRASSRWIALVAMMLTAACGRADEPVAAALPVEAAADEEGLAAPVRMETAEAPAPPPVADPFSSPTAAAPPPREAMQRPPASPGFAGLADAEEGEGSSPARRARPARPADRGGDIDSLLQGALGGGGRSAGAPSPTVPAAQRAASAPLPQSGVLASTFVGGSGAQARLEDLLERGVMVGGQHVRLEAFDELGRLPYAVPARDAVALHAELERATLRTDGERVHLQIALMARQGEMPARPRMDVRLVIDRSGSMHGDKWAHAIQAAHALVDRLSSNDTFGLISYSDDASIDLEPARVGNRQRAHHAIDQLVIGGGTNIDGALSAVSRVRPERRRPNDVLLVVLLSDGVANVGQTNADMIAARARALFDEGGVLTTTLGVGTDFDEQTMLSIAREGSGSYHFVRRSEDIASILTDELEERAQAVAQNLRLRIELAPGVTATRVYGSRLLDQQEAQAVRRTEVATDVRLARELGIARDRQEDDQRGLRMHFPTFRRGDQHVVLMELEVPAGVDRTSIARVSLDWKDLVDEHNAHAAVDVAAERTSDAEAAVASTVRQVKRTVLAFQAGDALQSTADALDRGDYAGAQLAISERIELLRAARDLWRDRGLDDDLRILEGYQRVLASAWGGWGEDSRRTLVMAMNYYGDRRMR; this is encoded by the coding sequence ATGTTGAACGATCGTTCGTGCAGCGGCGTGCGGCACCGCGCGTCGTCGAGGTGGATCGCGCTCGTCGCGATGATGCTGACGGCGGCGTGCGGGCGCGCCGACGAGCCGGTCGCTGCTGCGCTGCCAGTCGAGGCTGCTGCCGACGAAGAAGGTCTCGCCGCGCCGGTGAGGATGGAGACGGCGGAAGCGCCCGCGCCCCCGCCGGTCGCGGATCCGTTCTCGTCTCCGACCGCCGCCGCGCCCCCGCCGCGCGAGGCCATGCAGCGCCCGCCCGCATCGCCCGGCTTCGCGGGGCTCGCCGATGCCGAAGAGGGCGAGGGGTCGTCGCCGGCGCGGCGCGCGCGTCCTGCGCGTCCCGCCGATCGGGGCGGCGACATCGACAGCCTGCTGCAGGGCGCGCTCGGCGGGGGCGGCCGCTCCGCCGGCGCACCGAGCCCGACCGTGCCGGCCGCCCAGCGCGCAGCCTCGGCGCCGCTGCCCCAGAGCGGCGTGCTCGCGTCGACGTTCGTGGGCGGAAGCGGCGCCCAGGCGCGCCTCGAAGATCTGCTCGAGCGCGGCGTGATGGTCGGCGGTCAGCACGTGCGGCTCGAGGCGTTCGACGAGCTCGGACGCCTTCCCTACGCGGTGCCGGCGCGCGACGCGGTCGCGCTCCACGCCGAGCTCGAGCGCGCCACGCTGCGCACCGACGGCGAGCGCGTGCACCTGCAGATCGCGCTCATGGCGCGGCAGGGCGAGATGCCGGCGCGCCCGCGCATGGACGTGCGCCTCGTGATCGATCGCTCGGGCTCGATGCACGGCGACAAGTGGGCCCACGCCATCCAGGCCGCGCACGCGCTCGTCGATCGTTTGAGCTCCAACGATACGTTCGGGCTCATCAGCTACAGCGACGACGCGAGCATCGATCTCGAGCCGGCGCGCGTCGGCAATCGCCAGCGCGCGCACCACGCGATCGATCAGCTCGTGATCGGCGGCGGCACCAACATCGACGGCGCGCTCTCCGCGGTCTCGCGGGTCCGCCCCGAGCGCCGGCGTCCGAACGACGTGCTGCTCGTCGTGCTGCTCTCGGACGGAGTGGCGAACGTCGGTCAGACCAACGCGGACATGATCGCGGCGCGCGCCCGCGCGCTCTTCGACGAGGGCGGCGTGCTCACCACGACGCTCGGCGTGGGCACCGACTTCGACGAGCAGACCATGCTCTCGATCGCGCGCGAGGGCAGCGGCAGCTACCACTTCGTGCGCCGCAGCGAGGACATCGCGAGCATCCTCACCGACGAGCTGGAGGAGCGCGCCCAGGCGGTCGCGCAGAACCTGCGGCTCCGCATCGAGCTCGCGCCCGGCGTGACCGCGACGCGGGTGTACGGCTCGCGCCTGCTCGATCAGCAGGAGGCCCAGGCGGTGCGCCGGACCGAGGTCGCGACCGACGTGCGCCTGGCGCGCGAGCTCGGCATCGCGCGGGATCGCCAGGAGGACGATCAGCGCGGTCTGCGCATGCACTTCCCGACGTTCCGCCGCGGCGATCAGCACGTCGTGCTGATGGAGCTCGAGGTGCCGGCGGGCGTCGACCGCACGTCGATCGCGCGGGTCTCGCTCGACTGGAAGGACCTGGTCGACGAGCACAACGCGCACGCCGCGGTCGACGTCGCCGCCGAGCGCACGAGCGATGCCGAGGCCGCGGTCGCGTCGACGGTGCGTCAGGTGAAGCGCACGGTGCTCGCGTTCCAGGCGGGCGATGCGCTGCAGTCGACCGCGGACGCGCTCGATCGCGGTGACTACGCGGGCGCGCAGCTCGCGATCTCGGAGCGCATCGAGCTGCTGCGCGCGGCGCGTGACCTGTGGCGCGATCGCGGGCTCGACGACGACCTGCGCATCCTCGAGGGCTACCAGCGCGTGCTCGCGTCGGCGTGGGGCGGATGGGGCGAGGACTCGCGCCGCACGCTGGTGATGGCGATGAACTACTACGGCGATCGGAGGATGCGATGA
- a CDS encoding glutathione peroxidase has translation MTTLHDFQVKTIDGAAKSLGDYRGKALLVVNVASQCGLTPQYSKLQSLYEQYGAQGAEVLGFPCNQFMGQEPGTENEIKTFCETSYGVTFPLFSKIEVNGAGADPLYQWLKGETGGGDIQWNFEKFVVGKDGRVVERFSPKTAPDDPKIVAALQRALG, from the coding sequence ATGACCACGCTCCACGATTTCCAAGTCAAGACGATCGACGGCGCGGCCAAGAGCCTCGGCGACTACCGCGGAAAGGCGCTGCTCGTCGTGAACGTCGCGAGCCAGTGCGGGCTCACGCCGCAGTACTCGAAGCTGCAGTCGCTCTACGAGCAGTACGGGGCGCAGGGCGCCGAGGTGCTCGGCTTCCCGTGCAACCAGTTCATGGGCCAGGAGCCCGGGACCGAGAACGAGATCAAGACGTTCTGCGAGACGAGCTACGGCGTGACGTTCCCGCTCTTCTCGAAGATCGAGGTCAACGGCGCCGGCGCGGACCCGCTCTACCAGTGGCTCAAGGGCGAGACCGGCGGCGGCGACATCCAGTGGAACTTCGAGAAGTTCGTGGTGGGCAAGGACGGCCGCGTGGTCGAGCGCTTCTCGCCCAAGACCGCGCCCGACGACCCGAAGATCGTCGCGGCGCTGCAGCGCGCGCTCGGGTGA
- a CDS encoding GNAT family N-acetyltransferase: MRTIETERLFLRDYTPDDAEAMLVIDGDPEVMHFLGGVQRRTVAEQRAFLEKVCAKFDGYVARGLPYCAMGAFERETGALVGTALFKPLPFMTPGSEERVDSEDLEVGWHLARAAWGKGYASEFGRAMRDRAFSTTSTEVVHAVVDPGNVRSERVASRLGMRQIRITDRWYARTLTQFTITRAEWEAGSR; this comes from the coding sequence ATGCGTACGATCGAGACCGAGCGCCTCTTCCTGCGCGACTACACCCCCGACGACGCCGAGGCGATGCTCGTCATCGACGGCGATCCCGAGGTGATGCACTTCCTCGGCGGCGTGCAGCGCCGCACCGTCGCCGAGCAGCGCGCCTTCCTCGAGAAGGTCTGCGCGAAGTTCGACGGCTACGTCGCGCGCGGCCTGCCCTACTGCGCGATGGGCGCGTTCGAGCGCGAGACCGGCGCGCTCGTCGGCACCGCGCTCTTCAAGCCCCTGCCCTTCATGACGCCGGGCTCGGAAGAGCGCGTCGACAGCGAGGATCTCGAGGTCGGATGGCACCTCGCGCGCGCCGCGTGGGGCAAGGGATACGCGTCGGAATTCGGACGCGCGATGCGCGATCGCGCGTTCAGCACGACGTCGACCGAGGTCGTGCACGCGGTGGTCGATCCCGGCAACGTGCGCAGCGAGCGTGTCGCGTCGCGCCTCGGCATGCGCCAGATCCGCATCACGGATCGCTGGTACGCGCGCACGCTCACGCAATTCACGATCACGCGCGCCGAGTGGGAGGCTGGTTCACGATGA
- a CDS encoding DNA alkylation repair protein, whose protein sequence is MATQLKDFFDAALVQRLGASLRAAHPTFDERAFRRRANEGLDALELLDRGRHLMRAMHAGLPARFEDAIEVIERSLGPVGEVDAVSGMAPFFYLPHTMFVAEHGLERPARSLDAMHAITQRFSCEFAIRPFLEQHRERTLERLDEWVSDPSPHVRRLVSEGMRPRLPWAARVRWLIDDPEPGLARIARLVDDETEVVRRSVANHLNDVAKDHPARAVEIAGAWMRVPSRAKTVRHALRTLIKRGDPGALEVLGVSSERPDCEVHGAITPARVKRGGEVRIDATITSAISLDAVIDLVVHYVKARGQTSAKVFKWTRATLEPHTPLALTRRLSLEERTTRKHHPGEHRVELQINGTRFPLGAFLLR, encoded by the coding sequence ATGGCCACGCAGCTCAAGGACTTCTTCGACGCGGCGCTGGTGCAGCGCCTCGGTGCGTCGCTGCGCGCGGCGCATCCGACGTTCGACGAGCGCGCGTTCCGACGTCGCGCGAACGAAGGGCTCGACGCGCTCGAGCTGCTCGATCGCGGGCGGCACCTGATGCGCGCGATGCACGCCGGGCTGCCCGCGCGCTTCGAGGATGCGATCGAGGTGATCGAGCGCTCGCTCGGTCCGGTCGGAGAAGTCGACGCGGTGTCCGGCATGGCGCCGTTCTTCTACCTGCCGCACACGATGTTCGTCGCCGAGCACGGCCTCGAGCGCCCCGCGCGATCGCTCGACGCGATGCATGCAATTACGCAACGCTTCTCTTGCGAATTCGCAATACGTCCGTTCCTCGAGCAGCACCGCGAGCGCACGCTGGAGCGGCTCGACGAGTGGGTGAGCGATCCGAGCCCCCACGTGCGTCGCCTCGTGAGCGAGGGCATGCGGCCGCGCCTGCCGTGGGCGGCGCGGGTGCGCTGGTTGATCGACGATCCCGAGCCCGGGCTCGCGCGGATCGCGCGGCTGGTCGACGACGAGACCGAGGTGGTGCGTCGCTCGGTCGCGAACCACCTCAACGACGTCGCGAAGGATCACCCGGCGCGCGCGGTCGAGATCGCAGGTGCGTGGATGCGCGTCCCGTCGCGCGCCAAGACGGTGCGCCACGCGCTGCGCACCCTGATCAAACGCGGCGATCCCGGCGCGCTCGAGGTGCTCGGCGTCTCGAGCGAGCGCCCCGACTGCGAGGTGCACGGCGCGATCACACCCGCCCGCGTGAAGCGCGGCGGTGAGGTGCGCATCGACGCGACGATCACCAGCGCGATCTCGCTCGACGCGGTGATCGATCTCGTCGTCCACTACGTGAAGGCCCGCGGCCAGACCAGCGCGAAGGTGTTCAAGTGGACGCGCGCGACGCTCGAGCCGCACACGCCGCTCGCGCTGACCCGCCGCCTCTCGCTCGAGGAGCGCACCACCCGCAAGCACCACCCGGGCGAGCACCGCGTCGAGCTGCAGATCAACGGCACCCGCTTCCCGCTCGGCGCGTTCCTGCTTCGTTGA
- a CDS encoding nucleoside deaminase, producing MRDDDERWMRRSFELAIAAGRAGNAPFGAVLVSRDGALLAEGENTASREGDPTGHAELNLVRGLFTRVRPEQLEGATLYASGEPCPMCAGAIAWAGIPRVVFSVPAARISAILSGRPGPTFSIGVRDVLGASSFVVRVEGPLLAEEGERALITT from the coding sequence ATGCGAGACGACGACGAGCGGTGGATGCGACGGAGCTTCGAGCTCGCGATCGCGGCGGGGCGCGCCGGGAACGCGCCCTTCGGCGCGGTGTTGGTGTCGCGCGACGGCGCGCTCCTCGCGGAGGGCGAGAACACCGCATCGCGCGAGGGTGATCCCACCGGGCACGCCGAGCTGAACCTGGTGCGTGGGCTCTTCACCCGCGTGCGCCCCGAGCAGCTCGAGGGCGCGACGCTCTACGCGAGCGGCGAGCCCTGCCCGATGTGCGCGGGCGCGATCGCGTGGGCCGGGATCCCGCGCGTCGTGTTCTCGGTGCCCGCCGCGCGCATCTCCGCGATCCTCTCGGGCCGCCCCGGCCCGACGTTCTCGATCGGCGTGCGCGACGTGCTCGGCGCGTCGTCGTTCGTGGTGCGCGTGGAGGGCCCGCTCCTGGCGGAAGAAGGCGAGCGAGCGCTGATCACAACATAG
- a CDS encoding tRNA1(Val) (adenine(37)-N6)-methyltransferase: MTVTDEEIGELSDDAIAGDWRLWQRVRGHRYSLDDVATAREGVLARPDAQRVIDLGCGIGSVTLMLAYKLRDARVIAIEAQAISHELARRNLARNGLSERVRLIHGDLRTVALEERGDLITGTPPYFDPKKSSPSTDSQRTYARIEMRGGIEDYVAAGARLLAPGGRLVVCGDARRPDRAMAGAAAAGLDVIATRDVVPRADKDALFTIWTFALRGEGTGTITAHAPIVARTADGARTEDAHAMRRFFDQQVNEDEAPSPRARARRAR; encoded by the coding sequence ATGACGGTGACGGACGAGGAGATCGGCGAGCTCAGCGACGACGCGATCGCGGGCGACTGGCGCTTGTGGCAGCGGGTGCGCGGGCACCGTTACTCGCTCGACGACGTCGCGACCGCGCGCGAAGGCGTGCTCGCGCGGCCCGACGCGCAGCGGGTGATCGACCTCGGGTGCGGGATCGGATCGGTCACGCTGATGCTCGCGTACAAGCTCCGCGACGCGCGCGTGATCGCGATCGAGGCGCAGGCGATCTCGCACGAGCTCGCGCGGCGCAACCTCGCGCGCAACGGGCTCTCGGAGCGGGTGCGGCTGATCCACGGCGATCTGCGCACGGTCGCGCTCGAGGAGCGCGGGGATCTGATCACCGGCACGCCGCCCTACTTCGATCCCAAGAAGAGCTCGCCCTCGACCGACTCGCAGCGGACCTATGCACGGATCGAGATGCGCGGCGGGATCGAAGACTACGTCGCGGCGGGGGCGCGGCTGCTCGCGCCCGGAGGTCGCCTCGTGGTGTGCGGCGATGCGCGTCGTCCCGATCGCGCGATGGCGGGCGCGGCCGCGGCGGGGCTCGACGTGATCGCGACGCGCGACGTCGTGCCGCGCGCGGACAAGGACGCGCTCTTCACGATCTGGACGTTCGCGCTGCGGGGCGAAGGGACGGGGACGATCACGGCGCATGCGCCGATCGTCGCGCGCACTGCGGACGGTGCGCGCACCGAGGACGCGCACGCGATGCGTCGCTTCTTCGATCAACAGGTGAACGAGGACGAGGCGCCGAGCCCGCGGGCTCGCGCGCGGAGGGCGCGATGA
- a CDS encoding fumarylacetoacetate hydrolase family protein encodes MRATPATMRPLDARGGTTRPLELAPKRVHALGLTYAAHINETGGDGEARVVFDKDAASLLRGDDAVESPSRDALIAAIARLDAALAERVARRFVVLPPLFDYEVELGFVLLDEVRVVQLEQPDFAPPIGYFVANDLSARTVQVLGEGRADRMRFWGAAKSFPGFLVAGPTLWVPETPQADAILDVTLTLTVNGELRQRGRTMDLVATPRELLLAAARAVPSGVLEKGDAVLTGTPSGVAFTVAAWKRALASLLPGRTTRLAAALRAHASNPRMLEPGDVVEIDGGVLGRRRITIV; translated from the coding sequence ATGCGCGCGACGCCCGCGACCATGCGCCCGCTCGATGCACGAGGAGGCACGACGCGCCCGCTCGAGCTCGCCCCGAAGCGCGTGCACGCGCTCGGCCTCACCTACGCCGCGCACATCAACGAGACCGGCGGCGACGGCGAGGCCCGCGTCGTGTTCGACAAGGACGCGGCGTCGCTGCTGCGCGGCGACGACGCGGTGGAGAGCCCGTCGCGCGACGCGCTGATCGCGGCGATCGCGCGCCTCGATGCAGCGCTCGCCGAGCGTGTCGCGCGTCGGTTCGTGGTGCTGCCTCCGCTCTTCGACTACGAGGTCGAGCTCGGCTTCGTGCTGCTCGACGAGGTGCGCGTCGTGCAGCTCGAGCAGCCCGACTTCGCGCCGCCGATCGGCTACTTCGTCGCGAACGATCTCTCGGCGCGCACGGTGCAGGTGCTCGGTGAAGGCCGCGCCGATCGCATGCGGTTCTGGGGCGCCGCGAAGAGCTTCCCCGGGTTCTTGGTCGCCGGGCCGACGCTCTGGGTCCCCGAGACGCCGCAGGCCGACGCGATTCTCGACGTCACGCTCACGCTGACGGTGAACGGCGAGCTGCGTCAGCGCGGCCGCACGATGGACCTCGTCGCGACCCCGCGCGAGCTGCTCCTCGCAGCGGCGCGCGCAGTGCCTTCGGGCGTGCTCGAGAAGGGCGATGCGGTGCTCACCGGCACGCCGTCCGGGGTCGCGTTCACCGTGGCGGCGTGGAAGCGCGCGCTCGCGTCGCTCCTGCCGGGGCGCACCACACGTCTCGCCGCCGCGCTGCGTGCGCACGCGAGCAATCCGCGCATGCTCGAGCCGGGCGATGTCGTCGAGATCGACGGCGGCGTGCTCGGCCGTCGCCGCATCACGATCGTCTGA
- a CDS encoding PEP/pyruvate-binding domain-containing protein — MRRTGARLAALTMVAVIAASCGSAPARRNAGPIAPLPDDHALRGDAQGGESSGGAQSTSEGRLEFAHRIDDAATWARLAARPASSAVARTEVVKFLVDVAEGRTIWFIDTQRWDIHYEFARDHLSTDRHPVGATHADHRTFNVREYRRPERRFELGTIVHYLDSDLWTLELIGGDTLPGDRIVTLFQQLRGALWIGDRLRFRPMSPLHDRSIASVRAQLPIATADEVFAGVRYQPLTEGPAFGTLRVVRGALDPSTVRPDQILVLEQLPDEIPVVSGVISAQLQAPLGHVAILCANRGTPNMGLRAALDHPDVQRLDGRLVQLVIGPQEFAIREATLAQAEAAWAARRPAQPQVPRLDPRERRLVAVCDLRLPDAAFAGAKASQLGEVCSLGNIDTPGGFVVPVAHYLEHLGDSGIVHGLPQMLADPTFRSDATVRARQLAQVRTMIQSAGVEPRLVHEVRRRIAHVAPHARWILRSSTNAEDLAGFTGAGLYRSIVVSAGASDQEIANALREVWASVWLLGAYEEREWYRVDHRSVGMAILAQPFVDGASANGVAITANPYYEARPAYFVNAQVLGGSVTGAAGEEIPEQHLIYHYMQPFETELLARSSRSPGALLLDDAAITALHERLARIHAHFVGGERPRWPQPVNAVDVEFLLAGGRIVIVQARPYVVRWGPGQTF; from the coding sequence GTGCGCAGGACGGGGGCTCGGCTCGCGGCGCTGACGATGGTCGCGGTGATCGCGGCGTCGTGTGGGAGCGCGCCGGCGCGTCGGAACGCCGGACCGATCGCGCCATTGCCCGACGACCACGCGCTGCGCGGCGACGCGCAGGGCGGTGAGTCGAGCGGCGGCGCGCAGAGCACGTCCGAGGGGCGCCTCGAGTTCGCGCACCGCATCGACGATGCGGCGACGTGGGCCCGGCTCGCGGCGCGGCCCGCATCGAGCGCGGTCGCGCGCACCGAGGTCGTGAAGTTCCTCGTCGACGTCGCCGAGGGCCGGACCATCTGGTTCATCGACACGCAGCGCTGGGACATCCATTACGAGTTCGCGCGCGATCATCTCTCGACCGATCGCCATCCGGTCGGCGCCACACACGCCGACCACCGGACGTTCAACGTCCGCGAGTACCGCCGTCCCGAGCGCCGCTTCGAGCTCGGCACGATCGTGCACTACCTCGACAGTGATCTCTGGACGCTCGAGCTCATCGGCGGCGACACGCTCCCCGGCGATCGCATCGTGACGCTCTTCCAGCAGCTGCGCGGCGCGTTGTGGATCGGCGATCGGCTCCGGTTCCGTCCGATGTCGCCGCTGCACGATCGATCGATCGCGAGCGTGCGCGCGCAGCTGCCGATCGCGACCGCCGACGAGGTGTTCGCGGGCGTGCGCTACCAGCCGCTCACCGAAGGTCCGGCGTTCGGCACGCTGCGCGTGGTGCGCGGCGCGCTCGATCCCAGCACCGTGCGCCCCGATCAGATCCTCGTGCTCGAGCAGCTGCCCGACGAGATTCCCGTGGTGAGCGGGGTGATCAGCGCGCAGCTCCAGGCGCCGCTCGGACACGTCGCGATCCTCTGCGCGAATCGGGGCACGCCGAACATGGGGCTGCGCGCGGCGCTCGATCATCCCGACGTGCAGCGGCTCGACGGGCGCCTCGTGCAGCTCGTGATCGGCCCGCAGGAGTTCGCGATCCGCGAGGCCACGCTGGCCCAGGCCGAGGCCGCGTGGGCCGCGCGACGTCCCGCCCAGCCGCAGGTTCCGCGGCTCGATCCCCGCGAGCGACGCCTGGTCGCGGTGTGCGATCTGCGCCTGCCCGACGCGGCGTTCGCGGGCGCGAAGGCATCGCAGCTCGGCGAGGTCTGCTCGCTCGGCAACATCGACACGCCCGGTGGGTTCGTGGTGCCGGTCGCGCACTACCTCGAGCACCTCGGCGACAGCGGGATCGTGCACGGCCTGCCGCAGATGCTCGCGGACCCGACGTTCCGCAGCGACGCGACGGTGCGGGCGCGACAGCTCGCGCAGGTGCGCACGATGATCCAGAGCGCGGGCGTCGAGCCCCGCCTGGTGCACGAAGTGCGTCGTCGCATCGCGCACGTCGCGCCCCACGCGCGGTGGATCCTGCGATCGAGCACCAACGCCGAGGACCTCGCGGGCTTCACCGGCGCGGGGCTCTATCGCAGCATCGTGGTGAGCGCGGGCGCGAGCGATCAGGAGATCGCGAACGCGCTGCGCGAGGTGTGGGCCAGCGTGTGGCTGCTCGGCGCGTACGAAGAGCGCGAGTGGTACCGCGTCGATCACCGCAGCGTCGGGATGGCGATCCTCGCGCAGCCCTTCGTCGACGGCGCGAGCGCGAACGGCGTCGCGATCACCGCGAACCCGTATTACGAGGCGCGCCCCGCGTATTTCGTGAACGCGCAGGTGCTCGGCGGAAGCGTGACCGGCGCGGCGGGCGAGGAGATCCCCGAGCAGCACCTCATCTACCACTACATGCAGCCGTTCGAGACCGAGCTCCTCGCGCGCAGCTCGCGCAGCCCGGGCGCGCTCTTGCTCGACGATGCGGCGATCACCGCGCTGCACGAGCGTCTCGCGCGCATCCACGCTCATTTCGTCGGAGGGGAACGCCCCCGCTGGCCGCAGCCGGTGAACGCGGTCGACGTGGAGTTCCTGCTCGCCGGAGGGCGCATCGTGATCGTGCAGGCGCGCCCTTACGTCGTCCGGTGGGGCCCCGGACAGACCTTCTAG
- a CDS encoding serine/threonine-protein kinase, with protein sequence MTTSKTIDEVAQGRVGQVVADRYELQRLLGVGASGAVYEAVHRYTDRSVALKAMHPHLTAAPEAVRRFLREARAAAAVGHPGIPQVLDAGTLEDGRPYIVNELLEGRSLDEAIRAKDLSLDDVTTIGVQLCDVLAAAHDVHIVHRDVKPENVFLVREKGTLGVRLLDFGVAKNLQSVDRSGILTKPGTAIGTPTYMAPEQARAQPVDARTDLWGAGATLFHAATGRTHYQEPSLPMLLMRIVTSRPPRIREIRDDVPDALARAIDGALEPDVAQRWPDARAMAAVLSGTG encoded by the coding sequence ATGACGACGTCGAAGACGATCGACGAGGTCGCGCAGGGCCGCGTCGGCCAGGTCGTCGCCGATCGCTACGAGCTCCAGCGGTTGCTCGGCGTCGGCGCGAGCGGCGCCGTGTACGAGGCCGTCCATCGCTACACCGATCGCAGCGTCGCGCTGAAGGCGATGCACCCGCACCTCACCGCGGCGCCCGAGGCGGTGCGACGATTCCTGCGCGAGGCCCGCGCGGCGGCAGCGGTCGGACACCCCGGCATCCCGCAGGTGCTCGACGCGGGCACGCTCGAGGACGGTCGCCCCTACATCGTCAACGAGCTGCTCGAGGGGCGCTCGCTCGACGAGGCGATCCGCGCGAAGGATCTCTCGCTCGACGACGTCACGACGATCGGCGTGCAGCTCTGCGACGTGCTCGCGGCCGCGCACGACGTGCACATCGTGCATCGCGACGTGAAGCCCGAGAACGTGTTCCTCGTGCGCGAGAAGGGCACGCTCGGCGTGCGCCTGCTCGACTTCGGCGTCGCGAAGAACCTGCAGAGCGTCGATCGCAGCGGCATCCTCACCAAGCCGGGCACCGCGATCGGGACGCCGACGTACATGGCGCCGGAGCAGGCACGCGCGCAGCCGGTCGATGCGCGCACCGATCTCTGGGGCGCGGGCGCGACGCTGTTCCACGCCGCGACCGGGCGCACCCACTACCAGGAGCCGAGCCTGCCGATGCTGCTGATGCGCATCGTGACCAGCCGTCCGCCGCGCATCCGCGAGATCCGCGACGACGTGCCCGATGCGCTGGCGCGCGCGATCGACGGCGCGCTCGAGCCCGACGTCGCGCAGCGCTGGCCCGATGCGCGGGCGATGGCCGCGGTGCTGAGCGGCACGGGTTAA
- a CDS encoding DUF6544 family protein: MADRALEELWDDTVARGAPFDARSVAHLPAPAQRYLRHAIAEGTPLAHAVRLVMHGEIKLGGAWSPFDAEQVIHAARGFVWRARVRMKGLPVRGSDRWVDGAGALDWRLLGVIPVARASGADVSRSAAGRAQAETIWLPSILTGVEWRARDDAHADVKVSIHGESGHVELGVDERGALREIVFDRWGDPEQKGTSSTFPFGGVIEDERTFEGFTIPSRVRVGWFFGTSRWDEGEFFRATIDHATYR; the protein is encoded by the coding sequence ATGGCGGATCGTGCGCTCGAGGAGCTCTGGGACGACACGGTCGCGCGCGGTGCGCCGTTCGATGCGCGCTCGGTCGCGCACCTGCCTGCGCCTGCGCAGCGGTATCTGCGTCATGCGATCGCCGAGGGGACGCCGCTCGCGCATGCGGTGCGGCTCGTGATGCACGGCGAGATCAAGCTCGGTGGCGCGTGGAGCCCCTTCGACGCGGAGCAGGTGATCCACGCGGCGCGCGGGTTCGTGTGGCGCGCCCGGGTGCGGATGAAGGGCCTGCCGGTGCGGGGATCGGATCGCTGGGTCGACGGGGCGGGCGCGCTCGACTGGCGACTGCTCGGTGTGATCCCGGTGGCGCGCGCGTCGGGCGCCGACGTGTCGCGCTCGGCGGCGGGACGCGCGCAGGCGGAGACGATCTGGTTGCCGTCGATCCTCACCGGCGTCGAGTGGCGCGCGCGCGACGATGCGCACGCCGATGTGAAGGTCTCGATCCACGGCGAGAGCGGGCACGTCGAGCTCGGCGTCGACGAGCGCGGCGCGCTGCGCGAGATCGTGTTCGATCGATGGGGTGATCCCGAGCAGAAGGGAACCTCGTCGACGTTCCCGTTCGGCGGGGTGATCGAGGACGAGCGCACGTTCGAGGGCTTCACGATCCCGTCGCGCGTGCGCGTCGGATGGTTCTTCGGGACGTCGCGGTGGGACGAAGGTGAGTTCTTCCGCGCGACGATCGATCACGCGACGTATCGCTGA